The following are encoded in a window of Kineosporia sp. NBRC 101731 genomic DNA:
- a CDS encoding dihydroxyacetone kinase subunit DhaK, with protein sequence MGHLVNDVDHAVQDSIDGLVRASGGRLARLDGYPDIKVVVRTDAPRDRVAVVSGGGAGHEPAHAGFVGQGLLTAAVCGDIFASPSVDAVLAAIVSVTGDAGCLVIVKNYTGDRLNFGLAVERARALGLAVEMVVVGDDIALPDAPQPRGLAGTLFVHKTAGAAAESGASLAEVAAVAGRVASTAKTLGVSLTGVAIPGRPYTERVEPGTAELGLGIHGEPGAHTIQLEDAAALVASMASSLEESVSGGPLALLLNNLGGVAALELGIVLRDLLATPLGARASLLTGPALLMTSLAAQGFSVSALPVDAELTALLQAPVAAHIAWPGALPVGEVTLVEVPAVENPTFTASADHDVRTLLTAVCDSIIEAEGMLNTLDSYVGDGDTGSTFSTAARRVLAGLDTLPLAERPALFSALSGILATSMGGSSGVLGSVFFAAAGTASAQGVSVADALQAGIGAMQRYGGASVGDRTMLDALVPAVAALSTGSAADAAEAAEKGSTATASMTSARAGRSAYVPSEHLADVQDPGAAAIAVMFRAAATTTPPA encoded by the coding sequence AGATTGGCCCGGCTCGACGGTTATCCGGACATCAAGGTGGTCGTCCGCACCGATGCCCCGCGCGACCGGGTCGCCGTGGTCTCCGGGGGTGGGGCCGGGCACGAGCCCGCTCACGCGGGGTTCGTGGGTCAGGGTCTACTGACCGCCGCCGTCTGCGGTGACATCTTCGCCTCCCCGAGTGTGGACGCGGTGCTCGCCGCGATCGTGTCGGTCACCGGCGACGCGGGATGCCTGGTGATCGTGAAGAACTACACCGGCGACCGGCTGAACTTCGGCCTCGCCGTCGAGCGGGCCCGGGCCCTGGGCCTCGCCGTGGAGATGGTCGTGGTCGGCGACGACATCGCACTGCCCGACGCGCCCCAGCCGCGAGGTCTGGCCGGGACCCTGTTCGTGCACAAGACCGCCGGGGCCGCGGCCGAGTCGGGTGCCTCCCTCGCCGAGGTGGCCGCCGTCGCCGGGCGTGTGGCCTCCACCGCCAAGACGCTCGGCGTCTCCCTGACCGGTGTGGCCATCCCGGGCCGTCCCTACACCGAACGGGTCGAGCCGGGCACGGCCGAGCTGGGTCTCGGCATCCACGGCGAGCCCGGGGCCCACACCATCCAGCTGGAGGACGCGGCTGCTCTCGTGGCGTCGATGGCTTCCTCTCTCGAGGAGTCGGTGTCCGGGGGGCCGCTCGCCCTCCTGCTGAACAACCTCGGTGGCGTGGCCGCCCTGGAGCTCGGCATCGTGCTGCGCGACCTGCTCGCCACTCCCCTGGGAGCCCGGGCGTCGCTGCTGACCGGCCCCGCCCTGCTCATGACCTCGCTTGCGGCCCAGGGCTTCTCGGTCTCGGCCCTGCCGGTCGACGCCGAGCTGACCGCACTGCTCCAGGCCCCGGTGGCCGCACACATCGCCTGGCCGGGAGCCCTGCCGGTGGGTGAGGTCACCCTCGTCGAGGTGCCGGCCGTCGAGAACCCGACGTTCACCGCGTCCGCCGACCACGACGTCCGCACGCTCCTGACCGCCGTCTGCGACAGCATCATCGAGGCCGAGGGCATGCTCAACACCCTGGACTCGTACGTCGGTGACGGCGACACCGGCTCGACGTTCAGCACCGCCGCGCGCCGGGTGCTGGCCGGGCTGGACACCCTGCCCCTGGCCGAGCGACCCGCCCTCTTCTCCGCGCTCTCCGGCATTCTCGCCACCAGCATGGGCGGCTCCAGCGGGGTGCTCGGCTCGGTGTTCTTCGCCGCCGCCGGAACCGCCTCGGCACAGGGCGTTTCCGTGGCCGACGCGCTGCAGGCCGGGATCGGCGCGATGCAGCGCTACGGCGGCGCCTCGGTCGGCGACCGCACCATGCTCGACGCCCTGGTGCCGGCCGTCGCCGCCCTGTCGACCGGATCGGCCGCGGACGCCGCCGAGGCAGCCGAGAAGGGCTCCACCGCAACGGCTTCGATGACCTCCGCGCGCGCCGGACGATCGGCCTACGTACCCTCCGAGCACCTGGCCGACGTGCAGGACCCGGGCGCGGCGGCGATCGCGGTGATGTTCCGGGCCGCGGCCACCACCACCCCACCCGCCTGA
- a CDS encoding MMPL family transporter — translation MDEKSSPISRFVRILHAAPRRSLLAVLLFVALAGVFGGPVAGALDTEGGFAPPDAESSRALERIEAATGLQPSAGVLVLVESPATVADTVATLSAVEGVAAADPAGPATDGSSTLVTATLRAGLDEEKIAQDVIEAFDGRAGVTLGGEAVLGLQLGEQTEKDLSRAELFAFPVLVLLSILFFGGRGAVLPLIVGITTVLGTFLALLGVNQLYGLSIFALNLVIGLGLGLAVDYSLFLLSRYREELTRQGAGPSAVLTTMRTAGRTVVYSAATVAVALATLAVFPMGFLRSMGIAGATVAVVAALASLIVSPALFGLWGTKLARRQRTSGEGRWYRFSHAVMRRPGAIAVATAAVMLLLAAPALRANWTPVDETVIPQTLSSRVVADTLTEHYGTDTGTPVSIAVRSDDASQVEDFAGAASALPGVASGTEPAGPADLGGGTWQLDLLVDGDATGDQARTVVNDVRDLAADTGVDALVTGPAASFIDQQDALAGTLPLAVTLLVVLTMLVLWLMTGSVVLPVKAVLMNVLTVGVSLGSIVFVYQDGRLTGLLGYTPNGGVEPTDFLVAAALVFALSTDYGVFLLGRIKEAREEGLSEREAVASGLGRTGSIVTAAAILLAVAIGAFSTSEISFMQQIGISTAVGVLVDAFVVRSLLVPALMALMGKWNWWSPMWLRRVHDRVGLSEGRPELVLAN, via the coding sequence ATGGACGAGAAGAGTTCACCCATCAGCCGCTTCGTGCGGATCCTGCATGCCGCACCCCGCCGCTCCCTCCTGGCCGTGCTGCTGTTCGTCGCCCTGGCCGGTGTCTTCGGGGGTCCGGTGGCCGGGGCCCTGGACACCGAGGGCGGGTTCGCTCCCCCGGACGCCGAGTCCTCCCGGGCGCTGGAGCGGATCGAGGCCGCGACCGGCCTGCAGCCCAGCGCCGGGGTGCTCGTGCTGGTCGAGAGCCCGGCCACGGTGGCCGACACGGTCGCCACCCTGTCGGCCGTGGAGGGTGTGGCCGCCGCCGACCCCGCCGGTCCCGCCACCGACGGCAGCTCCACACTGGTCACCGCCACGCTGCGGGCCGGTCTCGACGAGGAGAAGATCGCCCAGGACGTGATCGAGGCGTTCGACGGGCGCGCGGGCGTGACCTTGGGCGGTGAGGCCGTACTGGGCCTGCAACTGGGCGAGCAGACCGAGAAGGACCTGAGCCGGGCCGAGCTGTTCGCCTTCCCGGTGCTGGTGCTGCTGTCGATCCTCTTCTTCGGCGGGAGAGGAGCCGTTCTGCCGCTCATCGTCGGCATCACGACCGTTCTCGGCACGTTCCTCGCGCTGCTGGGGGTCAACCAGCTCTACGGCCTGAGCATCTTCGCCCTCAACCTCGTCATCGGCCTGGGACTGGGCCTGGCCGTGGACTATTCACTGTTCCTGCTGAGCCGCTACCGCGAGGAACTGACCCGCCAGGGAGCCGGGCCCTCAGCCGTGCTGACCACGATGCGCACCGCCGGCCGCACGGTCGTCTACTCGGCCGCCACCGTCGCCGTGGCCCTGGCCACACTCGCGGTGTTCCCGATGGGCTTCCTGCGGTCGATGGGCATCGCCGGGGCCACGGTCGCCGTGGTCGCCGCCCTCGCCTCGCTGATCGTCTCCCCCGCGCTGTTCGGTCTGTGGGGAACGAAACTGGCACGCCGGCAGCGCACCTCGGGCGAGGGTCGCTGGTACCGGTTCTCCCACGCGGTGATGCGCAGGCCCGGAGCCATCGCCGTCGCGACCGCCGCCGTGATGCTGCTCCTGGCGGCCCCGGCCCTGCGGGCGAACTGGACCCCGGTCGACGAAACGGTGATCCCGCAGACCCTCAGCTCCCGGGTGGTGGCCGACACCCTGACCGAGCACTACGGCACCGACACCGGCACCCCTGTGAGCATCGCCGTCCGCAGTGACGACGCCTCCCAGGTCGAGGACTTCGCCGGTGCCGCGTCCGCCCTGCCCGGCGTGGCCTCCGGCACGGAACCGGCCGGGCCCGCCGATCTGGGCGGGGGCACCTGGCAGCTCGACCTGCTCGTCGACGGCGACGCGACCGGTGACCAGGCCCGCACCGTCGTGAACGACGTCCGTGATCTGGCCGCCGACACCGGTGTCGACGCCCTGGTGACCGGACCCGCCGCGTCCTTCATCGACCAGCAGGACGCCCTCGCCGGCACCCTGCCCCTCGCCGTGACCCTGCTGGTGGTGCTCACGATGCTGGTGCTGTGGCTGATGACCGGCTCGGTCGTGCTGCCGGTCAAGGCCGTACTGATGAACGTGCTGACCGTCGGCGTCTCGCTGGGCTCGATCGTCTTCGTCTACCAGGACGGCCGCCTGACGGGTCTGCTCGGCTACACGCCCAACGGCGGTGTGGAACCGACCGACTTCCTGGTCGCCGCGGCCCTGGTCTTCGCGCTCTCCACCGACTACGGCGTGTTCCTGCTCGGCCGGATCAAGGAGGCCAGGGAGGAGGGTCTGAGTGAGCGTGAGGCGGTGGCCTCGGGTCTGGGCCGCACCGGCAGCATCGTCACCGCGGCCGCGATCCTGCTGGCGGTGGCCATCGGGGCCTTCAGCACCAGCGAGATCTCGTTCATGCAGCAGATCGGCATCTCCACAGCCGTCGGGGTACTGGTGGACGCGTTCGTCGTCCGTTCCCTGCTGGTCCCGGCCCTGATGGCCCTGATGGGCAAGTGGAACTGGTGGTCGCCGATGTGGCTGCGGCGTGTGCACGACCGGGTGGGCCTGTCCGAGGGACGACCCGAACTGGTTCTGGCGAACTGA
- a CDS encoding sensor histidine kinase — protein sequence MSSYLTGSLAANLSGVIRFWGVALTVLCAGGMFAEVAFRSLPLSILQATTIVLAALPVLLRRQLPAVSLTLAIITLFGLAQADVDIYTTLPAPAVLCAYAVADRHGRRAALAAGVALLPLTLAILQIYSPHALFSVPTAQNLAWAVLPLALGVAAHERRAAMTALVERAQTAERTQEETARRRAGEERLRIARDVHDVVAHALVTINVQAGVGAYLVHNDPDEAHATLRTIKQVSGDALGDLRSTLGLLQAGEPVASQPGPPVQAVAALDDLAENLRTAGLDVTVELDPGPVPTPIGTTAYRIVQEALTNTLRHAGPTSARVSVRPVNDRLVVEVVDEGGACPGPLSTSGSGSGLRGMRERAAAVGGTLEAGPRPTGGWRVSAALPLPDRKEAL from the coding sequence ATGAGCTCTTACCTGACCGGATCACTCGCGGCTAATCTGTCGGGAGTGATCCGGTTCTGGGGTGTCGCGCTGACGGTGCTCTGCGCGGGCGGGATGTTCGCCGAGGTGGCTTTTCGGAGCCTGCCCCTGAGCATCCTGCAGGCCACCACGATCGTCCTGGCCGCGCTGCCGGTCCTGCTGCGACGGCAGCTGCCCGCGGTGTCACTGACCCTGGCCATCATCACCCTCTTCGGGCTCGCCCAGGCCGATGTCGATATCTACACCACGCTCCCCGCCCCGGCCGTGCTCTGCGCCTACGCGGTCGCCGACCGCCACGGCCGCCGGGCCGCACTGGCCGCGGGCGTGGCGCTCCTGCCCCTGACCCTGGCCATCCTGCAGATCTATAGCCCTCATGCGCTGTTCAGCGTGCCCACGGCTCAGAACCTCGCCTGGGCGGTGCTGCCGCTGGCCCTGGGTGTGGCCGCCCACGAGCGCCGGGCCGCCATGACCGCCCTGGTCGAGCGCGCCCAGACCGCCGAGCGCACCCAGGAGGAGACGGCGCGGCGGCGGGCGGGTGAGGAACGGCTGCGCATCGCCCGCGACGTGCACGACGTGGTCGCCCACGCCCTCGTCACCATCAACGTCCAGGCCGGGGTCGGGGCCTACCTGGTGCACAACGACCCGGACGAGGCGCACGCCACGCTGCGCACCATCAAGCAGGTCAGTGGCGACGCACTGGGCGACCTGCGCTCCACGCTCGGCCTGCTGCAGGCGGGTGAGCCGGTGGCCTCCCAGCCCGGGCCTCCGGTGCAGGCCGTCGCGGCCCTGGACGATCTCGCCGAGAACCTGCGCACCGCCGGTCTCGACGTCACCGTCGAGCTGGACCCCGGGCCGGTGCCCACCCCGATCGGCACCACGGCCTACCGGATCGTTCAGGAGGCCCTGACCAACACCCTGCGGCACGCCGGCCCGACCAGCGCCCGGGTGAGCGTGCGACCGGTGAACGACCGGCTGGTCGTCGAGGTGGTGGACGAGGGTGGGGCCTGCCCGGGGCCGCTGAGTACCAGCGGTTCGGGCAGCGGCCTGCGGGGCATGCGGGAACGGGCGGCCGCCGTCGGGGGGACCCTCGAGGCCGGGCCCCGGCCCACCGGTGGGTGGCGGGTCAGCGCGGCCCTGCCCCTCCCCGACAGGAAAGAGGCACTGTGA
- a CDS encoding response regulator transcription factor, whose amino-acid sequence MLVDDQPLLRAGFRALMKAVPDLEVVGEAGDGDQAVQLAGQTRPDVVLMDVQMPRSDGLQATARITADPALTGTRVIVLTTFELDEYVFGALKAGASGFLLKDIEPEALIDAVRLVHEGQALLAPQVTGRLIQAYVGAQTAPSPVVPAGPKVVEGLDSLTQRERDILGLVAAGMSNKEIAQELVLSPLTVKTHVSRVLGKLGARDRAQLVVIAYEGGLVGRG is encoded by the coding sequence ATGCTCGTCGACGACCAGCCGTTGCTGCGCGCGGGTTTCCGGGCCCTGATGAAGGCCGTACCCGACCTCGAGGTGGTCGGTGAGGCCGGCGACGGCGACCAGGCCGTGCAGCTGGCCGGGCAGACCCGGCCGGACGTGGTGCTGATGGACGTGCAGATGCCACGCTCCGACGGGCTGCAGGCCACCGCCCGGATCACCGCGGACCCCGCCCTGACCGGTACCCGCGTCATCGTGCTGACCACGTTCGAGCTGGACGAGTACGTGTTCGGGGCCCTCAAGGCCGGCGCCTCGGGGTTCCTGCTCAAGGACATCGAACCCGAGGCGCTCATCGACGCGGTCCGCCTCGTGCACGAGGGGCAGGCGCTGCTGGCACCCCAGGTGACCGGGCGGCTGATCCAGGCCTACGTCGGCGCGCAGACCGCTCCCTCACCGGTCGTCCCGGCCGGCCCGAAAGTGGTGGAGGGCCTTGACAGCCTGACCCAGCGCGAGCGCGACATCCTGGGTCTGGTCGCGGCGGGGATGTCGAACAAGGAGATCGCGCAGGAACTGGTGCTCTCTCCGCTGACCGTGAAGACGCACGTGTCCCGGGTACTCGGCAAGCTCGGGGCCCGCGACCGGGCGCAGCTGGTGGTCATCGCCTATGAGGGCGGACTGGTCGGCCGCGGGTGA
- a CDS encoding DUF6518 family protein: MSRTTSHPTSDPLHAWLMVCVLSFVIGALTAWAQTVLPYSLYSLANSANAWVLVIVVLILRVRARPVPATLLGSASSVLLMFGFTAGLALSGEAYDPLLWTLSSAVAGLFIGLSAAWLHGDGVRPALATAALAGVTIGEALFGLIYVPETTSPVYWTLSGLAGVAFLAVMLARSIRGPLPIALTLAGTVAVIVVFIPVYGTVGTYA; this comes from the coding sequence GTGTCCCGGACAACCAGCCACCCCACCAGTGACCCCTTACACGCCTGGCTGATGGTCTGCGTCCTCAGTTTCGTGATCGGCGCCCTGACCGCCTGGGCCCAGACCGTGCTGCCGTATTCGCTGTATTCCCTGGCCAATTCGGCGAACGCCTGGGTACTGGTGATCGTCGTGCTGATCCTCCGGGTCCGGGCCCGCCCGGTGCCGGCGACCCTGCTGGGATCGGCGAGCTCGGTGCTGCTCATGTTCGGCTTCACCGCTGGCCTGGCGCTGTCCGGCGAGGCCTACGACCCCCTGCTGTGGACGCTGTCCAGCGCTGTCGCCGGGCTTTTCATCGGTCTGTCGGCCGCCTGGCTGCACGGCGACGGAGTGCGCCCGGCCCTGGCCACCGCGGCGCTGGCCGGCGTGACGATCGGCGAGGCCCTGTTCGGCCTCATCTACGTACCGGAGACCACCAGCCCGGTCTACTGGACCCTGAGCGGTCTGGCCGGGGTCGCCTTCCTGGCCGTCATGCTCGCCCGGAGCATCCGTGGTCCGCTCCCGATCGCCCTGACCCTGGCCGGCACGGTGGCGGTGATCGTGGTGTTCATCCCGGTCTACGGAACGGTGGGAACCTACGCGTGA
- a CDS encoding antitoxin VbhA family protein, producing the protein MATPTVRTGSGTRVTTRAERQRRVSALIHSGVMEGGHLGSSDRADGQEYVEGRITSWELRERIQARHGANRPT; encoded by the coding sequence ATGGCGACACCGACTGTCAGAACTGGTTCGGGCACACGGGTCACCACCCGCGCCGAGCGCCAGCGACGCGTGTCCGCCCTCATCCACAGCGGCGTGATGGAGGGAGGCCACCTAGGCTCCTCGGATCGCGCCGACGGGCAGGAATACGTCGAAGGCCGGATCACCTCGTGGGAACTTCGCGAACGGATCCAAGCTCGACATGGTGCCAATAGGCCGACCTGA
- a CDS encoding Fic family protein yields the protein MSRPPPGHRHAQTRRWSRTVRRRESPCSRSAFAFGELHAEEFLQGLDRPTFILRLAHHYDQVNFLHPFREGNGRTQRLFWDRIAGDAGWYLNWEAVRGETNDHACRAASEGRDFGPMYRMLDQITLAATEVEAADAEGPSSEHWRRVPPAQGRR from the coding sequence CTGAGCCGGCCACCTCCGGGTCATCGACATGCGCAAACACGTCGATGGAGCCGAACCGTTCGTCGGCGTGAATCACCTTGCTCGCGCAGTGCATTCGCATTCGGCGAGTTGCACGCGGAGGAATTCTTGCAAGGCCTCGACCGCCCGACCTTCATCCTGCGCCTGGCCCACCACTATGACCAGGTGAACTTCCTGCACCCGTTCCGGGAGGGAAACGGCCGCACCCAGCGGCTGTTCTGGGACCGGATCGCCGGGGACGCCGGCTGGTACCTGAACTGGGAGGCCGTCCGGGGAGAGACCAACGACCACGCCTGCCGGGCTGCCTCCGAGGGACGGGACTTCGGCCCTATGTATCGGATGCTCGACCAGATCACGCTCGCCGCAACGGAAGTGGAGGCTGCAGACGCCGAGGGGCCCTCGTCCGAGCACTGGCGGCGAGTACCACCCGCTCAGGGCCGACGTTAA
- a CDS encoding vitamin B12-dependent ribonucleotide reductase, with protein MTETASGRGSRKTRDAAPQVRRTGLNIGRIYTTEGVHPYDQVTWERRDVVQTNWRSGETIFEQKGVEFPDFWSLNASTIVTTKYFRGAFGTDARESSLKQLIDRVVLTYTKAGRDNGYFLTEADADVFEHELTWMLLNQVFAFNSPVWFNVGTSAPQQVSACFILSVDDSMDSILNWYKEEGFIFKGGSGAGLNLSRIRSSKELLHSGGTASGPVSFMRGADASAGTIKSGGATRRAAKMVVLDVDHPDIEEFIETKAREENKIRALRDAGFDMDLGGRDITSVQYQNANNSVRVSDEFMRAVEFGEQFGLTSRTSGEVIEHVDAKELFGKLAQAAWECADPGIQYDGVINDWHTTPESGRISASNPCSEYMHLDNSSCNLASLNLLKFVQADGGFDVEKFTKAVEIVITAMDISICFADFPTEAITETTRAYRQLGIGYANLGALLMESGLGYDSEGGRALAASITSLMTGAAYRRSAELAGVVGAYDGYQRNAEAHRRVMRKHAAANDTIRTVHPMDAAVQRAATQEWEASLAIGEVNGWRNAQASLLAPTGTIGFMMDCDTTGIEPDFSLVKFKKLVGGGSMQIVNQTIPRALRKLGYAEETVEAIVEYIGEKGHVIDAPGLKTEHYEVFDCAMGERAIRPMGHVRMMAATQPFLSGAISKTVNLPENATVENIADVYFQGWKLGLKALAVYRDNCKVGQPLSDAKAKKADAPVEKVVEKVVEYRPTRRRLPKSRPSITTRFTVGGAKGYMTAGSYPDDGLGEVFIKLGKQGSTLAGMMDSFSVAVSIALQHGVPLQTYVEKFTNLRFEPAGLTDDPDVRMSASIMDYVFRRLALDHLSFEERSALGIYSADERARELATGSYLPLDDDGEDVEEELESLAQSAQSQEIPQPLTTGKATSQLPVVNVNGAAAAKSAPKAVHSSAELFEAMQGRTADAPMCFTCGTKMRPAGSCFVCEGCGSTSGCS; from the coding sequence ATGACGGAGACCGCGTCGGGCCGAGGCTCGCGGAAGACCCGCGACGCCGCACCGCAGGTGCGCCGCACCGGCCTGAACATCGGGCGGATCTACACCACGGAGGGGGTCCACCCCTACGACCAGGTGACCTGGGAGCGGCGCGACGTCGTCCAGACCAACTGGCGGTCGGGTGAGACGATCTTCGAGCAGAAGGGGGTCGAGTTCCCCGACTTCTGGAGCCTCAACGCGTCCACCATCGTCACCACCAAGTACTTCCGCGGCGCCTTCGGTACCGACGCCCGCGAGTCGAGCCTCAAGCAGCTCATCGACCGGGTGGTGCTGACCTACACCAAGGCCGGCCGCGACAACGGCTACTTCCTGACCGAGGCCGACGCCGACGTCTTCGAGCACGAGCTCACCTGGATGCTGCTCAACCAGGTCTTCGCGTTCAACTCGCCGGTCTGGTTCAACGTCGGCACCAGTGCCCCGCAGCAGGTCAGCGCGTGCTTCATCCTCTCCGTCGACGACTCGATGGACTCGATCCTGAACTGGTACAAGGAAGAGGGTTTCATCTTCAAGGGCGGCTCCGGCGCCGGCCTGAACCTCTCCCGGATCCGCTCGTCCAAGGAACTGCTGCACAGCGGCGGCACGGCCTCCGGTCCGGTGTCGTTCATGCGCGGTGCCGACGCCTCGGCCGGCACCATCAAGTCCGGTGGTGCCACCCGACGCGCGGCGAAGATGGTCGTGCTCGATGTCGACCACCCCGACATCGAGGAGTTCATCGAGACCAAGGCGCGCGAGGAGAACAAGATTCGCGCCCTCCGCGACGCCGGATTCGACATGGACCTCGGCGGCCGGGACATCACCAGCGTCCAGTACCAGAACGCCAACAACTCGGTCCGCGTCAGCGACGAGTTCATGCGCGCTGTCGAGTTCGGTGAGCAGTTCGGCCTGACCAGTCGCACCAGCGGCGAGGTCATCGAGCACGTCGACGCCAAGGAACTCTTCGGCAAGCTGGCCCAGGCTGCCTGGGAGTGCGCCGACCCCGGCATCCAGTACGACGGGGTGATCAACGACTGGCACACCACGCCGGAGTCCGGTCGGATCAGCGCCAGTAACCCGTGTTCGGAGTACATGCACCTGGACAACTCCAGCTGCAACCTGGCCTCGCTGAACCTGCTCAAGTTCGTCCAGGCCGACGGCGGTTTCGACGTCGAGAAGTTCACCAAGGCCGTCGAGATCGTGATCACCGCGATGGACATCTCGATCTGCTTCGCCGACTTCCCGACCGAGGCGATCACCGAGACCACGCGCGCCTACCGCCAGCTCGGTATCGGCTACGCGAATCTCGGTGCGCTGCTGATGGAGTCGGGGCTGGGCTACGACTCCGAGGGTGGCCGGGCGCTCGCCGCGTCCATCACCTCGCTGATGACCGGTGCGGCGTACCGTCGTTCGGCGGAACTTGCCGGTGTGGTGGGGGCTTACGACGGCTACCAGCGCAACGCCGAGGCCCACCGTCGCGTCATGCGCAAGCACGCCGCCGCGAACGACACCATCCGCACGGTGCACCCGATGGACGCCGCGGTGCAGCGCGCGGCCACCCAGGAGTGGGAGGCGTCGCTGGCGATCGGTGAGGTCAACGGCTGGCGCAACGCCCAGGCCTCGCTGCTCGCGCCCACGGGCACCATCGGCTTCATGATGGACTGCGACACCACCGGTATCGAGCCGGACTTCTCGCTGGTCAAGTTCAAGAAGCTGGTCGGCGGCGGCTCGATGCAGATCGTCAACCAGACGATTCCGCGGGCCCTGCGCAAGCTCGGTTACGCCGAGGAGACGGTTGAGGCCATCGTCGAGTACATCGGCGAGAAGGGGCACGTCATCGACGCTCCCGGCCTGAAGACGGAGCACTACGAGGTCTTCGACTGCGCGATGGGCGAGCGTGCCATCCGCCCGATGGGCCACGTGCGGATGATGGCCGCGACCCAGCCGTTCCTGTCCGGTGCCATCTCCAAGACGGTCAACCTGCCGGAGAACGCGACGGTCGAGAACATCGCCGACGTCTACTTCCAGGGCTGGAAGCTGGGCCTGAAGGCGCTGGCCGTCTACCGCGACAACTGCAAGGTCGGCCAGCCGCTCTCCGACGCCAAGGCCAAGAAGGCGGACGCCCCGGTCGAGAAGGTCGTGGAGAAGGTCGTCGAGTACCGTCCGACCCGCCGCCGTCTGCCGAAGTCCCGCCCGTCGATCACCACCCGCTTCACCGTGGGCGGCGCCAAGGGCTACATGACGGCCGGTTCCTACCCGGACGACGGTCTCGGCGAGGTCTTCATCAAGCTCGGCAAGCAGGGCTCGACCCTGGCCGGCATGATGGACTCCTTCTCCGTCGCCGTGAGTATCGCCCTGCAGCACGGGGTTCCGTTGCAGACGTACGTGGAGAAGTTCACGAACCTGCGCTTCGAGCCGGCCGGCCTGACCGACGACCCGGACGTGCGCATGAGCGCGAGCATCATGGACTACGTCTTCCGCCGCCTCGCCCTCGACCACCTGTCCTTCGAGGAGCGCTCGGCACTGGGCATCTACTCGGCCGACGAGCGGGCCCGCGAGCTGGCCACCGGCTCGTACCTGCCGCTGGACGATGATGGCGAAGACGTCGAGGAAGAGCTCGAGAGTCTCGCCCAGTCCGCCCAGTCGCAGGAGATCCCCCAGCCCCTGACCACGGGCAAGGCCACCAGCCAGCTGCCGGTCGTCAACGTGAACGGTGCGGCCGCGGCCAAGTCCGCCCCGAAGGCCGTGCACTCCTCGGCCGAGCTGTTCGAGGCCATGCAGGGCCGCACCGCCGACGCCCCGATGTGCTTCACCTGCGGCACCAAGATGCGCCCGGCCGGTTCCTGCTTCGTCTGCGAGGGCTGCGGGAGCACCTCCGGCTGCAGCTGA
- the nrdR gene encoding transcriptional regulator NrdR, whose protein sequence is MNCPFCRNADSRVVDSRSTDDGAAIRRRRQCPECGRRFSTLETASLTVVKRSGATEPFSRAKIATGVRKACQGRPVGEDDLARLAQRVEEAIRATGCAEIEAHEVGLTILVPLRELDEVAYLRFASVYQAFESLEDFESAITVLRAEREPTGVEPGSPSAPSTP, encoded by the coding sequence GTGAACTGTCCCTTCTGTCGTAACGCCGATTCCCGGGTCGTCGACTCGCGGAGCACGGACGACGGTGCCGCCATCCGTCGGCGCCGGCAGTGCCCCGAGTGCGGCCGTCGCTTCAGCACCCTGGAGACGGCCAGCCTGACCGTGGTCAAGCGGTCGGGAGCCACAGAACCGTTCAGCCGCGCGAAGATCGCGACCGGCGTGCGAAAAGCGTGTCAGGGCCGCCCGGTGGGCGAGGACGACCTCGCCCGGCTGGCCCAGCGCGTCGAGGAGGCCATCCGGGCGACCGGTTGCGCCGAGATCGAGGCCCACGAGGTGGGTCTCACCATCCTGGTGCCGCTGCGCGAGCTCGACGAGGTCGCGTACCTGCGGTTCGCCAGCGTCTATCAGGCCTTCGAGTCGCTCGAGGACTTCGAGTCGGCCATCACGGTGCTCCGGGCCGAGCGGGAGCCCACCGGCGTCGAGCCGGGCTCCCCGTCCGCGCCGAGCACTCCCTGA